Proteins from a single region of Gasterosteus aculeatus chromosome 20, fGasAcu3.hap1.1, whole genome shotgun sequence:
- the bola1 gene encoding bolA-like protein 1 produces the protein MLPAVLRCVRPVSTRLPLSRPLAHVTPRMDPDQGRPVQRTITAKLTEKLKPDHLEVHNESHMHAVPPGSESHFRVLVVSSQFEGLPLIQRHRLVNEALKEELSSCVHALAIQAKTPEQWGRNPSVAQSPPCMGGSRGDHTVEEKLKAGRE, from the coding sequence ATGCTTCCTGCTGTGCTCCGCTGCGTCCGGCCCGTCTCTACCCGTCTTCCCTTAAGCCGGCCTCTGGCCCACGTCACCCCACGCATGGATCCAGACCAGGGTCGGCCCGTCCAGAGGACTATAACCGCCAAGCTGACTGAAAAACTCAAGCCGGACCACTTGGAGGTCCACAACGAAAGCCACATGCACGCCGTGCCCCCCGGCTCCGAGTCCCATTTCCGTGTACTGGTCGTCAGCTCGCAGTTTGAGGGTCTGCCTCTGATACAGCGCCACCGTTTGGTTAATGAGGCCTTGAAAGAGGAGTTGAGTAGCTGCGTTCATGCCCTGGCCATCCAGGCAAAGACTCCTGAGCAGTGGGGACGTAACCCCTCGGTGGCTCAGAGTCCGCCTTGCATGGGGGGCTCAAGGGGGGATCACACGGTGGAGGAGAAACTGAAGGCCGGGCGGGAGTGA